One region of Deltaproteobacteria bacterium genomic DNA includes:
- a CDS encoding amidohydrolase, with amino-acid sequence MKHGFKTFDSDMHVYDHPDLYTKYMNPRWGDRVPVAEGWSQHGRPQFRIGGGAKLRPRDRLLDESEKRVEQRYGFALARGYDAVSQVQAMDMEGLDAAVLFRTSPLHCDETFEPEYANDLCKAWNSWIADFCRVSPKRLKASALITLHDVDLAIDEVRRAVNELGVAGLSLCPEPINGKFIHDRHFDPLWAEIEKLGVALCFHPPAAPKQDQVANKFFSHPNGSIVAMALRNPVELILAVSEFCAGGVLEKFPKLRVAFLEGNCAWLPWLLYRLDERAKLHGPLADVPLSKKPSDYFFKQCFISVDPDESLVTDVVQRIGDDNILISTDYPHIDAHFPHALDEFFEIEDLSETSRRKILWDNCVRLYAVGND; translated from the coding sequence ATGAAACACGGCTTTAAGACCTTTGACAGCGACATGCATGTTTACGATCACCCCGATCTCTACACGAAATATATGAATCCCCGCTGGGGCGATCGGGTGCCGGTGGCCGAAGGCTGGTCGCAACATGGCCGGCCGCAGTTCAGAATCGGCGGTGGCGCCAAGCTTAGGCCGCGCGATCGGTTGCTCGATGAATCGGAAAAGCGGGTCGAGCAGCGCTACGGCTTTGCCTTGGCGCGCGGCTACGACGCGGTGTCGCAGGTGCAGGCGATGGATATGGAAGGCCTCGATGCCGCGGTGCTGTTTCGCACCTCGCCGCTGCATTGCGATGAAACGTTTGAGCCCGAGTACGCCAACGATCTCTGCAAAGCCTGGAATAGCTGGATCGCCGATTTCTGCCGGGTCAGTCCCAAGCGGCTCAAAGCTTCGGCGCTGATCACGCTGCACGATGTCGATCTTGCCATCGACGAAGTCCGCCGCGCGGTGAACGAGTTGGGCGTGGCCGGCCTGTCGCTTTGCCCGGAGCCGATCAACGGCAAGTTCATCCACGATCGCCACTTCGACCCGCTCTGGGCGGAGATCGAAAAGTTAGGCGTCGCGCTTTGCTTCCATCCGCCGGCGGCGCCGAAGCAGGACCAGGTCGCTAACAAATTTTTTTCCCATCCCAACGGCAGCATCGTCGCTATGGCGCTGCGCAATCCGGTGGAGTTGATCCTCGCCGTGTCGGAGTTCTGCGCCGGCGGCGTGTTGGAGAAATTTCCCAAACTGCGGGTCGCCTTCCTCGAAGGCAATTGCGCTTGGCTGCCGTGGCTGCTCTATCGGCTCGACGAGCGCGCCAAGCTGCACGGGCCGCTGGCCGACGTGCCGCTGTCGAAGAAACCGAGCGATTATTTTTTCAAGCAATGCTTTATTTCCGTCGATCCCGATGAATCTCTGGTCACCGACGTGGTCCAGCGCATCGGCGACGACAATATCTTGATCTCCACCGACTACCCGCATATCGATGCCCACTTTCCCCATGCGCTGGATGAGTTTTTTGAGATCGAAGACCTGAGCGAAACAAGCCGGCGCAAGATATTGTGGGACAACTGTGTGCGTTTGTACGCAGTGGGAAACGACTAG
- a CDS encoding NAD(P)-dependent oxidoreductase gives MGTTLVTGAGLVGTSFGQVALKRGEKLVYFDPQPRRDFLDMKLGKGNFEVVQKDVRDLPAIIQAIKDFKAETVLHTAGLIGPRVADSLYTGFHINVVGTMNVAEAVRLTGVRRLVHISTFGVYDWRHPAPAPITEDFYRGSGVPYGNSKVAKELLLESYRNMHKFELMVIRPANVYGLGHFWSGSGGGEKIQALLVSGLKGEVAKIPQEQTMAFEYIYCKDIGRAVDLAATVPMPEQNIFNIAEGKVTYFQEIVDIVKKLLPKCSVEIIPGTPPVSRTQHLDISRAKKYLGWEPQYSMEQGFRDYIEDLKRTM, from the coding sequence ATGGGCACAACCTTGGTAACCGGCGCCGGCCTGGTCGGCACATCCTTTGGACAAGTCGCACTTAAGCGCGGCGAAAAATTGGTCTATTTCGACCCGCAGCCGCGGCGCGACTTTCTTGATATGAAGCTCGGCAAAGGCAACTTTGAAGTGGTTCAAAAAGATGTGCGCGACTTGCCGGCGATCATTCAGGCGATCAAGGATTTTAAAGCCGAGACGGTATTGCACACGGCGGGTTTGATCGGTCCGCGGGTGGCCGATTCACTCTATACCGGTTTTCACATCAATGTTGTCGGCACGATGAACGTCGCCGAAGCGGTGCGCCTCACCGGCGTCAGGCGTCTGGTGCACATCAGCACCTTTGGCGTCTACGACTGGCGCCACCCGGCGCCGGCGCCGATCACTGAAGATTTCTACCGCGGCAGCGGCGTTCCTTATGGCAACTCCAAAGTTGCTAAAGAGCTGCTGTTGGAGTCCTACCGCAACATGCACAAGTTCGAGCTGATGGTGATTCGTCCGGCCAACGTCTACGGCCTCGGCCATTTCTGGTCAGGCTCGGGCGGCGGCGAGAAGATTCAAGCGTTGCTGGTCAGCGGCCTGAAGGGCGAAGTCGCCAAAATTCCGCAGGAGCAGACTATGGCGTTTGAATACATCTACTGCAAAGACATCGGCCGCGCCGTGGATCTAGCCGCGACGGTGCCGATGCCGGAGCAGAATATTTTCAACATCGCCGAAGGCAAAGTGACCTATTTCCAAGAGATCGTCGATATCGTCAAGAAGCTCTTGCCCAAGTGCTCGGTAGAGATCATTCCCGGCACCCCGCCGGTGTCGCGCACGCAGCACTTGGATATTTCCCGCGCGAAGAAATATTTGGGCTGGGAGCCGCAATATTCCATGGAGCAGGGCTTCCGCGATTACATAGAAGACTTGAAGCGGACAATGTGA
- a CDS encoding NAD(P)-dependent oxidoreductase yields the protein MSTLVFGGAGFVGSHVVRKLMDEGEDVVALDIGMPDPPMPPLRDVMGTLKFEICHSEYAAEVNDAVRRHKADRVINLVTSYSPDFENNPPRGVDINLHTQLNILEAARNFGIQRVIQSSSSHVYGAGRPDVVDEESLPRPDTLYGACKAMNEYLGQHYHEHFRIDHVALRFCLVLGWGRGQRKVLSHRGPWIVELFERPLAGLPVRVPFASSKGSIIYVKDLVTVLLTVLRADKLPHRVYDVVTEPRSKAEAAAIVKKLLPDAKIEIDLHGAFGVERPPERMTERAWQNPLLTRDFGFREKYSYEAAITDYIRMAQDGQFKW from the coding sequence ATGAGCACACTAGTTTTCGGCGGCGCCGGTTTCGTCGGTTCCCATGTCGTGCGCAAGTTGATGGACGAGGGTGAGGACGTCGTTGCGCTCGATATCGGCATGCCCGATCCGCCGATGCCGCCGCTGCGCGATGTCATGGGCACGCTCAAATTCGAGATTTGCCATAGCGAGTACGCTGCCGAGGTCAACGACGCGGTGCGCCGGCACAAAGCCGATCGGGTGATCAATCTAGTCACTTCCTATTCTCCCGACTTTGAGAACAATCCGCCGCGCGGCGTCGATATCAACTTGCACACCCAGCTCAATATTCTCGAAGCGGCGCGCAATTTCGGCATCCAGCGCGTGATCCAGTCGAGCTCGAGCCACGTCTATGGCGCGGGCCGACCGGATGTGGTCGATGAAGAGAGCCTACCGCGACCCGATACGCTCTATGGCGCTTGCAAGGCGATGAATGAGTATCTTGGGCAGCATTATCACGAGCATTTCCGCATCGATCACGTGGCTCTGCGTTTTTGCCTGGTGCTTGGCTGGGGGCGCGGGCAGCGTAAGGTGCTCTCGCATCGTGGACCGTGGATCGTCGAGCTGTTTGAGCGACCGTTGGCCGGTTTGCCTGTCAGGGTGCCGTTCGCCTCGTCGAAGGGCTCGATCATCTATGTGAAAGATCTCGTCACCGTTTTGCTCACTGTTCTGCGTGCCGACAAATTGCCCCATCGGGTTTACGACGTGGTGACGGAGCCGCGCAGCAAAGCCGAAGCGGCAGCGATTGTGAAAAAACTACTCCCGGACGCCAAGATCGAGATCGACTTGCACGGCGCTTTCGGCGTAGAGCGGCCGCCGGAACGGATGACCGAGCGCGCCTGGCAGAACCCGCTACTGACGCGGGACTTCGGGTTTCGCGAAAAGTATTCCTACGAAGCCGCGATCACCGACTACATCCGCATGGCCCAGGACGGTCAGTTTAAGTGGTAG
- a CDS encoding ABC transporter substrate-binding protein yields the protein MRALRVALFSMLCVAATVASAQAQLTKINVSYSSISTDQLPLWVGKESGIFAKNGLDVQMIYIRAAMSAMGLLSGDTPIAQAAGPGIVSSNLQGSDTVMVGGGVVALNHWLVSRPEIKTPQQLKGGNVAVGAIGSLTDYVARFALQKIGLTPLKDVSMLAIGAPPDRILAVESGRAQATVLIPPGSFSMQKRGYNVLADVAALGLPYQVAGVATTRRFIEKNPDIVRRYMRAQIETVHRMKTDRETTIKVLMKYFSGLKDRDVFDKTYDQIVGSDKILPPKQYPTLEGLKTILETLAEREPKAKTAKPEDFVDMRFAKELDDSGFVDRLYRR from the coding sequence ATGCGCGCGCTCCGAGTTGCGCTATTCTCGATGCTCTGTGTCGCAGCCACGGTGGCGTCCGCGCAGGCGCAGCTCACCAAGATCAACGTTAGTTACAGCTCCATTAGCACGGACCAGCTGCCGCTCTGGGTCGGGAAGGAAAGCGGCATTTTCGCCAAGAATGGCCTCGATGTGCAGATGATCTATATTCGCGCAGCGATGTCGGCCATGGGGCTGCTCTCCGGCGATACGCCGATCGCTCAGGCCGCCGGGCCGGGGATCGTATCGAGCAACTTGCAGGGGTCGGACACAGTGATGGTCGGCGGCGGTGTGGTGGCGCTCAATCATTGGCTGGTGAGCCGGCCGGAGATCAAGACGCCGCAACAGTTGAAGGGCGGCAACGTCGCGGTCGGCGCGATCGGCTCTTTGACCGACTACGTAGCGCGTTTCGCGCTGCAAAAGATCGGTCTGACGCCGCTCAAAGATGTGTCGATGCTCGCCATCGGCGCGCCGCCCGATCGCATCCTCGCCGTGGAATCGGGCCGCGCGCAGGCGACGGTTTTGATTCCGCCCGGCAGCTTTTCCATGCAGAAGCGCGGCTACAATGTCTTGGCCGACGTGGCCGCGCTCGGCTTGCCATACCAGGTTGCCGGTGTAGCCACCACGCGCCGCTTTATCGAGAAGAATCCCGACATCGTGCGGCGCTACATGCGCGCGCAAATCGAGACCGTGCACCGGATGAAAACCGATCGCGAGACGACGATCAAAGTGCTGATGAAATATTTTTCCGGTCTCAAGGACCGCGATGTGTTCGACAAAACCTACGATCAGATTGTCGGCAGCGATAAGATTCTGCCCCCGAAGCAGTATCCGACTTTGGAAGGCCTCAAGACGATACTGGAGACCCTGGCAGAGCGGGAACCCAAGGCGAAGACGGCCAAGCCTGAGGACTTTGTCGATATGCGCTTTGCCAAAGAGTTGGACGACAGCGGCTTTGTCGACCGGCTTTATCGACGATGA
- a CDS encoding NAD(P)-dependent oxidoreductase, whose translation MCSTKPTIRLSAAIRFCPRSSIRLWKASRRYWRPWQSGNPRRRRPSLRTLSICALPKSWTTAALSTGFIDDEELMSTLVFGGAGFVGSHVVRKLMDEGEDVVALDISMPDPPMPPLRDVMGKLKFEYCHGEYAAEVDSAVARQKPDRIINLVTSYLPEFENNPPRGVDINLHTQLNILEAARHFGVRRVVQSSSGHYYGPDRGEWVNEDSLANPDTLYGACKAMNEYLGMHYHERFGVDFVALRFSLVLGWGRGQRKFISDRGPWIVDIFEKPLAGLPVRIPYAAKEGSVVYIKDLVTIIMTVLMAPKLPHRVYDVVTEPRSKARAAEIVRKLIPGAQIELDMNGAFGQEWPVEKPPRRAWEKMRLTEDFGYRHKYSFEAAIADYIQMAKANKFSW comes from the coding sequence ATGTGTTCGACAAAACCTACGATCAGATTGTCGGCAGCGATAAGATTCTGCCCCCGAAGCAGTATCCGACTTTGGAAGGCCTCAAGACGATACTGGAGACCCTGGCAGAGCGGGAACCCAAGGCGAAGACGGCCAAGCCTGAGGACTTTGTCGATATGCGCTTTGCCAAAGAGTTGGACGACAGCGGCTTTGTCGACCGGCTTTATCGACGATGAGGAACTTATGAGCACACTGGTCTTCGGCGGCGCCGGGTTTGTCGGTTCCCACGTGGTGCGCAAATTGATGGACGAGGGCGAGGACGTCGTCGCCCTCGACATCAGCATGCCCGATCCGCCGATGCCGCCGCTGCGCGATGTCATGGGCAAGCTCAAGTTCGAGTACTGCCATGGCGAGTACGCCGCCGAAGTCGATAGCGCGGTGGCGCGGCAGAAGCCCGACCGGATCATCAACTTGGTCACGTCCTACCTGCCGGAGTTCGAGAACAATCCGCCGCGCGGCGTCGATATCAACTTGCACACCCAGCTCAATATTCTCGAAGCGGCGCGCCATTTCGGGGTCAGGCGAGTCGTGCAGTCGAGCTCGGGCCACTACTACGGGCCCGACCGCGGCGAATGGGTCAATGAGGACAGCCTGGCCAATCCCGATACTCTGTACGGCGCCTGCAAGGCGATGAACGAGTACCTTGGCATGCATTATCACGAACGCTTCGGCGTCGACTTCGTGGCACTGCGCTTTTCACTGGTGCTGGGCTGGGGCAGAGGGCAGCGCAAGTTTATTTCGGATCGCGGCCCGTGGATCGTCGATATTTTCGAGAAGCCGCTGGCCGGGCTGCCGGTGCGCATTCCGTACGCCGCCAAAGAAGGTTCGGTGGTTTATATCAAAGACTTGGTCACGATCATCATGACCGTGCTGATGGCGCCCAAGCTGCCGCATCGGGTTTACGATGTCGTCACCGAACCGCGCAGTAAAGCCCGGGCGGCCGAGATCGTGCGCAAGTTGATTCCAGGAGCGCAGATCGAGCTCGATATGAATGGCGCCTTCGGCCAAGAGTGGCCGGTGGAAAAACCGCCCAGACGCGCTTGGGAGAAAATGCGCTTGACGGAAGATTTTGGTTATCGGCATAAGTATTCCTTCGAAGCGGCGATTGCCGATTACATTCAAATGGCCAAGGCGAACAAGTTTTCATGGTAA
- a CDS encoding ABC transporter substrate-binding protein: protein MVTRCSGGAMILHRWVGANLLLAALLWAPVLHGAEKLNLGYAQGSGLWPFWVAIDGGYFKQNDLDVQAVMTGGSGVTMAGLISGDLFVSAGGSAAGVSLVGSGAAIVLIGRCGRPPFTLVTSDPTVRTIKDLRGKVITTGTGQSGDLVLRDLLQRNGMKVNDLQYIYQADQQARYMSVLNQRAAAAVISPPYDLMARKANLRELADFNTVGSPLMTCGIWVRKNNLEQRGATLERFIRAYVQAVARFHLDRPFAVQSFLKHTRSKDMETAEHTYRRQVDLVPRKPYVINDALQPLIDQALEAKPDMKARKPEEFYDNRIVKKLDESGFIDGLYK from the coding sequence ATGGTAACTCGTTGTTCGGGAGGGGCGATGATTCTCCATCGATGGGTGGGTGCCAATCTATTACTCGCCGCGCTCCTCTGGGCGCCGGTGCTCCACGGCGCGGAAAAACTCAATCTCGGCTATGCCCAGGGGAGCGGTCTCTGGCCGTTCTGGGTGGCCATCGACGGCGGCTATTTCAAACAGAACGACCTTGACGTCCAAGCCGTGATGACCGGCGGCTCCGGTGTCACCATGGCAGGCCTCATCTCCGGTGATCTGTTCGTTTCCGCGGGCGGCAGCGCGGCGGGTGTTTCTCTGGTCGGCAGCGGCGCGGCGATCGTGCTCATCGGCCGCTGCGGCCGGCCGCCGTTTACGCTGGTGACCTCCGACCCGACCGTGCGCACGATCAAGGATCTCAGGGGCAAAGTGATTACTACCGGCACCGGGCAAAGCGGCGATCTGGTGCTGCGCGACCTGCTGCAGCGAAACGGCATGAAGGTCAATGATTTGCAGTATATCTACCAGGCCGATCAACAGGCCCGTTACATGTCGGTGCTTAATCAGCGCGCCGCTGCTGCGGTGATCAGCCCGCCCTACGATCTGATGGCGCGCAAAGCCAACCTGCGCGAGCTAGCCGATTTCAACACGGTCGGCAGCCCGCTCATGACCTGCGGCATCTGGGTGCGTAAGAATAACCTGGAGCAGCGCGGTGCGACGCTGGAGCGCTTCATCCGCGCCTACGTCCAGGCCGTGGCGCGGTTTCATCTCGACCGGCCGTTTGCCGTGCAATCGTTTCTCAAACACACCAGAAGCAAAGACATGGAGACCGCCGAGCACACCTACCGGCGCCAGGTCGACCTGGTGCCGCGCAAGCCCTATGTGATCAACGACGCGCTGCAGCCGTTGATCGATCAGGCGCTCGAAGCGAAGCCGGATATGAAAGCGCGCAAGCCGGAGGAGTTCTACGACAATCGCATCGTCAAAAAGCTCGACGAGTCGGGCTTCATCGACGGACTCTACAAATGA
- a CDS encoding SDR family oxidoreductase encodes MNNAFAARALQDKVALVTGAGHGIGKATATLLAELGAKVIVNDVNAGTARQTASELSSRGLAAIACPADVTSRGAVAQMIGDAVGQNGALDILVNNAGSTLGEQKFDSFADEDEELIERIVQLNLMGAVWCSRAAVKHMSARRSGCIISVSSSVALPGDPKFMAYSTAKGGIISFTRSLARQMAPFGVRVNAIVPGTINSGNRSPEYLVKQIQRVPLGRAGTSEDVANAIAFLASDAASFITGQVLPVNGGQTMQ; translated from the coding sequence ATGAATAACGCTTTTGCAGCCCGGGCATTGCAAGACAAAGTCGCCCTGGTCACCGGAGCCGGCCACGGTATCGGCAAAGCGACGGCGACGTTGCTGGCGGAGCTGGGCGCGAAAGTAATTGTGAACGACGTCAACGCTGGCACCGCCCGGCAGACGGCATCCGAGCTATCAAGCCGCGGCTTGGCAGCGATCGCCTGTCCTGCCGACGTGACGTCGCGCGGCGCAGTTGCGCAGATGATCGGCGACGCGGTTGGGCAAAACGGCGCGCTCGACATCCTGGTCAACAACGCCGGCAGTACCCTGGGCGAACAGAAGTTCGACAGCTTTGCCGACGAAGACGAGGAGCTGATTGAGCGCATCGTTCAATTGAACCTCATGGGCGCGGTGTGGTGCTCACGCGCGGCGGTCAAGCACATGAGCGCGCGCAGGAGCGGCTGCATTATTAGCGTTTCGTCCAGCGTCGCGCTGCCCGGCGATCCCAAGTTTATGGCTTATTCCACCGCGAAAGGCGGCATCATCAGCTTCACCCGCTCGCTGGCGCGCCAGATGGCGCCCTTCGGCGTGCGTGTGAATGCGATCGTGCCCGGCACCATCAACTCGGGGAATCGGAGCCCCGAGTATTTGGTGAAACAAATTCAGCGCGTGCCGTTGGGCCGCGCCGGCACCTCCGAAGATGTCGCGAACGCCATCGCATTTCTGGCGTCGGATGCGGCGAGTTTTATCACCGGCCAAGTGTTGCCTGTGAATGGCGGGCAGACAATGCAGTGA
- a CDS encoding amidohydrolase, with amino-acid sequence MKNGFKAFDSDMHVYDAAGMYEKYMDPKWGARVPVGQRNGKHGRVEFKIGGGQKMRAITEVINHGQQVVADRYAFAVARDYDPVSQLQGMDMEGLDVAVLFRTSPLHCDETLEPSYANDLCKAWNSWIADFCKEDPKRLKASALITLHDVDLAVEEVRRVVHKLGIRALSLCPEPINDKRIHDRHFDPLWAEIEKLGVALCFHPPARPKQDQVANKFFGHPNANIIALALRNPVELIQAISCFCAGGVLEKFPNLRIAFLEGNCAWLPWLLYRLDERAKLHGPLADVPLSKKPSDYFLQQCFISMDPDEELVTDVIKRIGDDAVLISTDYPHIDAHFPHALDEFFEIEGIGDASRRKILWDNCARLYGM; translated from the coding sequence ATGAAAAACGGATTCAAAGCCTTTGACAGCGACATGCATGTCTACGATGCCGCCGGCATGTACGAAAAATACATGGACCCGAAATGGGGCGCGCGCGTTCCGGTGGGCCAGCGCAACGGCAAGCATGGCCGGGTGGAGTTCAAGATCGGCGGCGGGCAAAAGATGCGGGCGATCACCGAGGTGATTAACCACGGCCAACAAGTAGTCGCCGACCGTTACGCTTTCGCCGTGGCGCGCGACTACGATCCGGTGTCGCAGCTCCAGGGCATGGACATGGAAGGGTTGGACGTCGCCGTGCTCTTCCGCACCTCGCCCCTGCACTGCGATGAGACGTTAGAGCCGTCATACGCCAACGATTTGTGCAAAGCTTGGAATAGCTGGATTGCCGACTTTTGCAAAGAAGATCCCAAGCGCCTCAAAGCCTCGGCATTGATTACACTGCACGACGTCGATCTCGCCGTGGAAGAGGTGCGCCGGGTTGTCCATAAGCTTGGCATCCGCGCCTTGTCGCTTTGCCCTGAGCCGATCAATGACAAGCGGATCCACGACCGCCATTTCGATCCGCTCTGGGCCGAGATCGAGAAACTCGGCGTCGCACTGTGCTTTCATCCGCCGGCGCGGCCCAAACAGGACCAGGTGGCGAACAAATTCTTCGGTCATCCGAACGCTAACATCATCGCCTTGGCGCTGCGCAACCCGGTGGAGCTGATCCAGGCGATCTCATGCTTTTGCGCCGGCGGCGTGCTGGAGAAGTTTCCCAACTTGCGCATCGCTTTTCTCGAAGGCAACTGTGCCTGGCTGCCCTGGCTGCTCTATCGCCTCGATGAGCGCGCCAAGCTGCACGGCCCGTTGGCCGATGTGCCGCTGTCGAAAAAGCCGAGCGATTATTTCTTGCAGCAATGCTTTATTTCGATGGATCCTGACGAGGAGCTTGTCACCGACGTGATCAAGCGGATTGGCGATGACGCGGTTCTGATTTCGACGGATTATCCGCATATCGATGCGCACTTTCCCCATGCGTTAGATGAGTTTTTCGAGATTGAGGGCATTGGCGATGCGAGCCGGCGCAAGATTCTATGGGACAACTGTGCGCGTCTGTACGGGATGTGA
- a CDS encoding ABC transporter substrate-binding protein, with protein sequence MKTENAKLKLFGTVRPFLLSALVLSFLLLHTSRSTWARDRLVIGYTAITGIKAGLWVAEDAGIFDKHNIQADMILVTSASKMVQAMLGGDVPFAAAGGNAAVDASLSGADMVMLGVLAKVPAFYIMALPEIKTIEDLRGKPVGVTRFGSSTDFTMRYLLRKHGMNPDRDVTMIQAGDLNAAAAMLKTKAIVAAPFSSPANLRAQETGARSLLNMGTAGVYFPHDALMARRSFVAANEDLVRRLTRAYSEGVHRLFTDPAAGKKAVRKYARTSDPKVIDAVYQYALDYVEKIPYNSKEAVQEVLSQAAVRNPKAKDAKPESFYDDRFVKELDGQGFYKQLWK encoded by the coding sequence TTGAAAACGGAGAACGCAAAATTGAAACTTTTCGGAACGGTTCGGCCATTCCTGCTTAGCGCTCTAGTCCTCAGCTTCCTGCTGCTTCACACATCTCGCTCCACTTGGGCGAGGGACAGGCTGGTTATTGGCTACACCGCGATTACAGGCATCAAGGCGGGCCTGTGGGTTGCCGAAGATGCCGGGATCTTTGACAAGCACAACATTCAAGCCGACATGATTTTGGTTACCTCGGCATCGAAGATGGTGCAGGCCATGCTTGGCGGCGACGTGCCGTTTGCCGCGGCGGGCGGCAACGCCGCCGTCGATGCCAGTCTCTCCGGCGCCGATATGGTGATGCTCGGTGTGCTCGCCAAGGTGCCGGCGTTTTACATCATGGCGCTGCCGGAGATCAAAACCATCGAAGATTTGCGCGGCAAGCCGGTGGGGGTGACGCGCTTCGGTTCGTCCACCGATTTCACCATGCGCTATCTGTTGCGTAAGCATGGGATGAATCCAGACCGTGACGTGACGATGATTCAAGCCGGCGATTTGAACGCGGCGGCGGCGATGCTCAAGACCAAGGCGATCGTTGCGGCGCCGTTTTCAAGCCCAGCCAATTTGCGCGCACAGGAAACGGGCGCGCGGTCATTGCTCAACATGGGGACGGCAGGCGTTTACTTTCCCCATGATGCTCTGATGGCGCGCCGGTCATTCGTTGCGGCCAACGAAGATCTCGTGCGCCGGCTGACTCGCGCCTACTCCGAGGGTGTGCACCGGCTGTTCACCGATCCGGCGGCTGGCAAGAAGGCAGTGCGAAAATATGCGCGGACGAGTGATCCCAAAGTTATTGACGCGGTCTATCAGTACGCCCTCGACTATGTGGAAAAGATCCCCTACAACTCGAAGGAAGCGGTGCAGGAGGTTTTGAGCCAGGCCGCGGTGCGTAATCCTAAAGCGAAGGACGCCAAGCCAGAGAGCTTCTACGATGATCGGTTCGTCAAAGAGTTGGATGGGCAGGGTTTTTATAAGCAGCTTTGGAAATAA
- a CDS encoding biotin carboxyl carrier protein yields MEEIHIVDTTLRDGDISLWAYGMTTGMMLPTLRHLDEAGFDSMEFFLQQRFKKFVREHKEDPWDWLRLGTKEIKKTRLRYHGGIHSGFEFIPECIRKLVIKTVAKYGVDLTRTSSFWNDFDELAHETKELRELGMEAVVNLIYSISPRHTDAYYEQKAKDAAAIKPYRICFKDVGGMLTPERTRDLVRLIKRHTGDIPIEFHAHCNNGLAPFNLLEAVKEGIRIVHTAIPPLANGSSQPSVFNVAHNLTALGYKPLVNLDALPPVSEHLSAVAQQANLPIGAPREYDQAWYRHQIPGGMISNLLHQLKLMGKGDKLDEVLEETALVRAELGYPIMVTPLSQFVGAQAAINVMVGEHYKEVTDQVIQYALGQWGNEGSAHMDNEVRAKILDRKRARELAEVKHAEPTLEEVRRQYGGAHLSDEELILRYYAGPEFVDALKSAPPRKEYLDGRKPLVRLMEEIGKRKQTGYVSIRRGDFSLELRRASVD; encoded by the coding sequence ATGGAAGAAATTCACATAGTCGATACTACGCTGCGCGACGGCGACATCAGTCTGTGGGCTTATGGCATGACCACGGGCATGATGCTGCCGACGCTGCGCCATTTGGACGAAGCCGGTTTCGACTCCATGGAATTTTTCTTGCAGCAGCGCTTCAAGAAATTTGTCCGCGAGCACAAGGAAGATCCGTGGGATTGGCTGCGATTGGGCACGAAAGAAATCAAGAAAACCCGGCTGCGCTATCACGGTGGCATCCACAGCGGCTTTGAGTTTATTCCGGAGTGCATTCGCAAGCTGGTGATCAAGACGGTCGCCAAATACGGTGTCGACCTCACCCGCACGTCGAGCTTCTGGAACGATTTCGATGAGCTCGCCCATGAGACCAAGGAGCTGCGCGAGCTGGGCATGGAGGCGGTGGTCAACTTAATCTATTCGATCTCACCACGCCACACCGACGCGTACTACGAACAGAAAGCCAAGGACGCCGCGGCGATCAAGCCCTATCGCATCTGCTTCAAAGATGTTGGCGGCATGCTCACGCCCGAGCGCACGCGCGACTTGGTGCGATTGATCAAGCGGCACACCGGCGACATTCCCATTGAATTCCACGCCCACTGCAACAACGGTCTCGCGCCGTTCAACCTGCTCGAAGCGGTGAAAGAAGGGATTCGCATCGTGCACACGGCGATCCCGCCGCTGGCCAACGGCTCGTCGCAGCCGTCAGTGTTCAACGTCGCCCATAATTTGACCGCTTTGGGCTACAAGCCGTTGGTGAATCTCGACGCGCTGCCGCCGGTGAGCGAACATCTCTCGGCGGTGGCCCAGCAGGCCAACTTGCCGATCGGCGCGCCGCGCGAATACGACCAGGCGTGGTATCGCCATCAGATCCCGGGCGGAATGATTTCCAATCTTTTGCATCAACTGAAACTCATGGGCAAAGGCGACAAGCTCGACGAAGTGCTGGAAGAGACGGCGCTGGTGCGCGCTGAGTTGGGCTATCCGATCATGGTAACGCCGCTGTCGCAGTTTGTCGGTGCCCAGGCGGCGATTAACGTGATGGTGGGCGAGCACTATAAGGAAGTGACCGATCAGGTGATCCAATACGCGCTGGGTCAGTGGGGCAACGAAGGCAGCGCGCATATGGATAACGAGGTCAGAGCGAAGATCCTCGATCGCAAACGGGCGCGCGAGCTGGCCGAGGTGAAACATGCTGAGCCGACGCTCGAAGAAGTGCGGCGCCAGTACGGCGGCGCGCATTTGTCGGACGAAGAGTTGATTCTGCGCTACTATGCGGGACCGGAGTTTGTCGACGCGCTCAAATCGGCGCCGCCGCGGAAGGAATATCTCGACGGGCGCAAGCCGTTGGTGCGACTGATGGAAGAGATCGGCAAGAGAAAACAAACCGGGTATGTTTCGATTCGGAGGGGAGATTTTTCGCTTGAGCTGCGCAGAGCAAGTGTCGATTGA